TTCTGAGCGGACGCGGCCAGTGGGCATCGACCGCGCGCGAGAACACACTCCCCCACAGACCGCGCAGCGCCATCGGAACAACGAGCGCCGGCGTGCGCCTGAGGATCTCGGCGACGCCATGACGAAACGGATTCAGCTCGCCCGTACGCGTCAGCTTGCCTTCGGGAGAGATGCAGACGAGTTCGCCGGCCGCGAGCGCCTGCGCGCACAGATCGTACGCGCGCGCGAGCAGCGCTGCGTCTTGATGAGCGGGCGCGATCGGAATCGCTTTCGCGTGCCGGAACAACCAGCCGACGACCGGCGAGCGGAAGACCTGATGGTCCATCAGGAAGCGGATGGGCCGCGGGCTTTCGGCCATGATGACGATCGCATCGACGAAACTGACGTGGTTGCATACGAGCACCGCCGCACCCTCGTCCGGAATCCGCTCCGCATGCACGAGCCGGATCCGGTAGAAGGTATGCACGAGCAGCCACGCGATGAAGCGCAGCAGGAACTCAGGCGCGAGCGAATAGATGTAGCCCGCGACGACCACGTTCAGTAGCGCGGTGACGAGGAAGATCGCCGGGATGCTGAAGCCCGCCGCGGTCAAGCCCATCGCCATCAGCGCCGACACGATCATGAACAGCGAATTGAGGATATTGTTCGCGGCGATGATCCGCGCGCGATGACTCGGCTGACTACGGCTTTGGATCAGTGCATACAGCGGCACGCTGTAGAAGCCGCCGAACATCGCGAGCAGGAACAGATCGGCGAGCACACGCCAATGCGCAGGCCGCGCGAGAAATTCCCCGACGCTCAGCAAATGCCCCGCCGGCGGCAGCGCGTGGCTCGCGAAAAAAAGATCGATCGCGAAAACGCTCATGCCGATCGAGCCGAGCGGCACCAGCCCGAGCTCGATGCGGCGCTTAGAGAGCCGTTCGCACAACAGCGAACCCATGCCAATGCCGATCGAGAAGGTGGCCAGCAGCACGGTCACGACGTCGGGATCGGCGGACAGCACGTCCTTCGCGAAGTTGAAAAACGACGCGAGGAACGTCGCGCCGACGAACCACAGCCACGAAATGCCGAGCAGGCTCAGAAACACCGTGCGGTTTTCGTGCGCGAGCTTGAGATTGCGCCATGTTTCGCTGACGGGATTCCAGTTGATGCGCAACCCGGGCTGCGGCGCGGGCGTAGCCGGCACGAAGCCCGACACGACACGCCCTGTCAATGCAATCGCGACACACGCGCAAGCCAGCACCACCGCGCCATGCTCGGCGAACCCCGCGCCCGCGCCGCCGACGATCGTGCCGATCAGGATCGCGACGAAGGTGCCCATCTCGACCATACCGTTGCCGCCGACCAGTTCCGCTTTAGACAGATGCTGCGGCAGATACGAGTACTTGACCGGCCCGAACACCGTCGAATGCACGCCCATCAGGAACGTGCACAGGTACAGCAGCGGCGCGCTATGCAGCCAGAACCCCGCGCCGCCGACCAGCATCACCGCGATCTCGAGAGTCTTGACGAGGCGCGTGAGAAACGCCTTGTCGTACTTGTCCGCGATCTGGCCGGAAGTGGCCGAAAACAGCACGAAGGGCAGAATGAAAATCGCGGAGATCAGGAACGCCGCCGTTTTCGGGTCGACGCCCGAAAATCGCGCCGCCTGATACGTGACGAGCGACGTGAAGCCGATCTTGAACACGTTGTCGTTCATCGCGCCGAGAAACTGCGTCCAGAAGAACGGCGCGAACCGGCGCTGGCCGAGCAGGCGGAACTGGGATTCGTGCGCTTCGCGCGCACGAGCGGCGCGGCGGGCAGCAGGCAACGGACGATCGTTCATGAAGTCTGGAGACCCGCGCGGAAAAATGATGATGAAGCGGGCGGCGCGGCGGGCAAGCGGACCGCCGCGGCGCGCGCACCGAGCTCGCCTGATCCGCCCGCACCAGCTACAGATACAAAAAAAGCGCCCGCTTGCGCGCGCGCCCTGTCGGCGGATTCGCGCTCGCGGCAACGGCCGCAGCGCGACGTTCGAGCCATGCGCATCAGCGCGCCGGCTGCTGATCCCGTCCTTCCTGCTCTTCCGGCCAGTCGCGGATATAGGCCTTCAGCATGCGGTTCTCGAAGCCCTGCTCCTCGACCACCGCCTTCGCGACGTCGTAGAACGAGATGACGCCCATCAGCGTGCGGCTTTCCATGACGGGCAGATAGCGTACGTGATGCTCGAGCATCATGCGGCGCACTTCGTTGACGTCGGTTTCGGGCGTGCAGGTGAGCGGATGGTCGTCCATCACCTTGCGGATGGTCGAGGTGCCGACGCTGCCGCCGTTCTCGCTCAAGGTCAGAATGATTTCGCGAAACGTCAGCATGCCGACGAGGTCGCCGTACTCCATCACGACGAGCGAGCCGATGTCGTGCTCGGCCATGGTATTGACGGCGTCATGCAGCGTGGTATCCGGCGTGACCGTAAAAAGGGTGTTGCCCTTGACTTTAAGAATGTCGCTGACTCGCATGATCTATCTCCTGATACCGCTCATCGTGCAATGCATGAAATGTTTTTTGATCCTATCGGAAAGGCCCATAAAAGGAAAGCGGACCGCCAGCCAAGGCTCGGCGGGCTTTCGGGATCTCGAATTCATCCGTCTTCCAGATAGCGAGCATGCCCCGCTCCCAGCCCACGCCGCACGACCCCATACACCAACCAGGGACAAACCCGCAGGAAAACCGCGCTTGAAGCGGCGTGCGCCAATGATAGGATGGCCGGCCCACCCTGCTCTTTCGCGAGGCCGCGCGCCCCGCCGCCCACGATGTCCGCCAACCGTTTCGATACGCTTGCGCTGCACGCCGGCGCAGCCCCCGACCCCGCCACCGGCGCACGCGCGACGCCGATCTACCAGACCACGTCGTTTTCGTTCCGCGACACGGACCACGCCGCCGCGCTGTTCAACATGGAGCGCGCCGGCCACGTCTATTCGCGCATTTCGAATCCGACCGTCGCCGTGTTCGAGGAGCGCGTCGCCGCACTCGAAAACGGCGCCGGCGCGATCGGCACGGCGAGCGGCCAGGCCGCGCTGCATCTGGCGATCGCGACGCTGATGGGCGCAGGCTCGCACATCGTCGCATCGAGCGCGCTGTACGGCGGCTCGCACAGTCTGCTGCATTACACGCTGCGGCGTTTCGGCATCGACACGACCTTCGTGAAGGCCGGTGATCTCGCCGCGTGGCGCGCCGCGCTGCGCCCCAACACCCGCCTGCTATTCGGCGAAACGCTCGGCAATCCGGGCCTCGACGTGCTCGACATCGCCGCGCTCGCGCAGATCGCGCACACACACCGGGTGCCGTTGCTGGTCGACTCGACCTTCACGACGCCTTACCTGCTGCGCCCGTTCGAGCACGGCGCCGACTTCGTCTACCACTCGGCGACCAAGTTTCTCGGCGGCCACGGCACGACGATCGGCGGCGTGCTGGTCGACGGCGGCACGTTCGATTTCGAGGCTTCCGGCCGCTTTCCCGAATTCACCGAGCCGTACGACGGTTTCCACGGCATGGTGTTCGCCGAGGAAAGCACCGTCGCGCCGTTCCTGCTGCGCGCGCGCCGGGAAGGCTTGCGCGACTTCGGCGCGTGCCTGCATCCGCAGGCCGCGTGGCAGCTGCTGCAAGGCATCGAGACGCTGCCGTTGCGCATGGAGCGTCACGTCGCCAACACCCGGCGCGTGGTCGAATTTCTCGCCGGCCATGCGGCGGTCGAATCGGTCGCCTATCCCGAGCTATCGACGCATCCCGACCACGCGCTCGCCAAGCGACTGCTACCACGCGGCGCCGGCGCGGTGTTCAGCTTCAATCTGCGCGGCGACCGCGCGGCCGGGCGCGCCTTCATCGAAGCGCTCGCGCTCTTCTCTCACCTCGCGAACGTCGGCGACGCGCGCTCGCTGGTGATCCATCCGGCGTCGACGACGCATTTCCGCATGGATGCCGCCGCGCTCGCGGCGGCCGGTATCGCGGAAGGCACGATCCGTCTGTCGATTGGCCTCGAAGATCCGGATGACCTGATCGACGATCTCAAGCGCGCGTTGAAGGCCGCGCAAAAAGCCGCGCAACCCGCGGGCAGCAGCCGCAGCGCAAGCCCGGACGGCGCCCCCGCGCAGCAGAGCGCCACGGCCGCATCCGCCGGCACCAGCGCCCCCGCCCGCCCGGAGTCCGCATGATCGTCACCGTTCAAGGCGAACCGGCTTACGCCTACACCGGCGGCAAACCCTTCGACGCGAGCCTGCGGACAGCGGTATTCATTCATGGCGCCGAGCACGATCACAGCGTGTGGGCGCTGCAAAGCCGCTACTTCGCGCATCACGGCTTCGGCGTGCTTGCGCTCGATCTGCCCGGCCACCGCCGCAGCGCCGGACCCGCGCTTGCCGGCATCCCCGCGCTGGCCGACTGGCTCGCGGCGCTGCTCGACGCCGTGGGCGTCACGCGTGCGTTCGTCGCCGGTCACAGCATGGGCTCGCTGATCGCACTCGACTTCGCCGGCCGCTATCCGCAGCGCGCGACGCATGTTGCGCTGCTCGCGACCGCGCTACCGATGACCGTCTCCGACGCGCTGCTCGACGCCGCACTCAACCGCGAGCCCGAGGCGATCGCCATGGTCAACCAGTGGTCGCATTCGACGCTCGCGGCGAAGCCGTCGTGTCCCGGCCCCGGCTTCTGGCTGCATGGCATGAACCAGCGGCTGATGGAGCACGTCTCCGCCAGCGGTGAACCGCATCTGTTCCACACCGATTTCACCGCCTGCCACACCTATGCGGATGGCCTCGCCCGCGCGGCGCAGGTGCGTTGCGCCACCCGCCTGATCGTCGGCCGGCGTGATGCCATGACGCCGCCACGTGCCGCGAAAGCGCTTGCCGATGCGCTCGCGCAGGCGGGCACGCCGGTCGACACCGTCACGCTCGACGCAGGCCACGCGTTGATGACCGAGCAACCCGACGCGACGCTCGATGCGCTGTACGGCTTCGCTTCGCGGCCGCCGCACGAAGCACGTTGAGTGGGCGTTCGATCGCGGCTCTGCGCGCACCTCGTTGGCCCGCAGGCAGTCACTAGGCAAGCCGCTGCGAATGGCCAGGTTGCGTTAGGCAGGCGATCGCCGGAGAATGATCGAAGCTGTCTTTTTCAGCCTGCGGAGGCCGTCATGGCTCATACAGCCCATACCGATCGCTTCGCGAGCTTCGCGGAGTTTTATCCGTACTACCTGAGCGAGCATCGCAACATTGTGTCGCGGCGGCTGCATTTCGTCGGCTCGCTCGGCGTGATCGGCTGCCTCGCGATGGCGCTCGCCACCGGCGGCTGGCTGTGGTTGCCGGCGGCCGTGGTGTGCGGTTATGGCTTCGCTTGGGTCGGCCATTTCTTCTTCGAAAAGAACAGGCCGGCCACCTTCCGTCATCCGTTTTACAGCCTGATGGGCGACTGGGTGATGTTCAAGGACATCTGCGTGGGAAAGATTTCGTTGTAGTTCTACCGCGGCGGGCTCAAGGTCAAGCCGCCATATCACGCTGCCTGGTGCGGCATCGAAGCCGCCGCGCGCTCGCCGTCTCCGGGTCGCGCCGCCCTTGCCGCCGCGCGCGAGGCCAGCAACGCGGCGAGCGTCACCTTCAGTTGGTCGTTGTCGAGCGCGGCGAGCAGCATGCCGCCGTCCACCCGCGTCGAGTCGAGTTCGAGCTGATACGTGAGCTCGGCACGGTCGATCACGAACAGGTCGTACAGCCGCTGCACGGTCACCTGCGCCGGGTTCGCTAGCAGCACGAAATGCGGGCCGGTATGGTCCTCCTCCAGCCGCGCGATCCACTCGATCTCCTCGAGACGCTGCAATAGCATCAGCGTCGTATCCATGTCGCGGCGAAGCATGCGCGCAAGCTCGGGCATCGTGTAGCCGCGCCTGCCGGCCTCGCGCGCTTCGCACAGCCGCGCGAGCAATTCGAGCGAATCGAACAGGTTGCTGCCATAGAACACCGGGCGATGAAACTGACCGATGCGAACCGCCGGCAACGCCGATGCAATCATCGCGCCGGTCAGCGTGATGAACCAGCACAGGTACATCCACAGCAGAAACAGCGGCACCGCGGCGAACGCGCCGTACACGGCGGTATAGGTGGGAATACGGCGTACGTAGTAGCCGAAGCCGCGCTTGGAGAGCTCGAACGCGATTGCGGCGATCACGCCGCCGACCACCGCGTCGCGCCATTCGACGCGGCAGTTCGGCAGATAAACGTAAAGAATCGTGAACGCGAGCATGGTGAACGGCAGCGTGGCGCTCGCGAGCGCCCATTCGATCAGCGGTGTGATGCGCTGCGCGGCGCTGAACGTCATGGATTCCGTGAACAGATACGAAGAGATCGACAGACTCACGCCGATCAGGATCGGACCGAGCGTGATGATCGCCCAGTAGACGAGTATGCGCTGCGCGACGGGCCGTGCCTTGCGCACGCGCCAGATCACGTTGAACGCGGACTCGACGGTCATCATGGTCATCACCGCGGTGACGAACAGCACGATCATGCCGATCGTGGTCAGCCCTTTGGCCTTCGCCGCGAACTGGTTCAGATACTTGAAAATCTGATCGTTCAGCTGCGCGGGCATCAGGTGATCGGCGAGAAAAAACTGCAGCGACGCCTGGAACGAGCTGAAGATCGGAAACGCGGTGAACAGCGCAAACGCGACGGTGGCGAGCGGCACGAGCGCGAGCATCGTGGTGAACGTCAGGCTGCCCGCGACCTGCGGAATCCGGTCCTCGCCGATGCGTTGCGCGGCGAATTGCGCGAGCCGTTTGAGCGTGTCGAGATCGAAACGCACCCTAACCAACAAACCTGCCTCCTTGCTTGCTGAACCACCAGACCGGGACTGCGGGAACCTCGCCCGGCACCTGGCCGAACGGCTATGAGCGGCCTGTGCAACGGACCGAGCCCCTATAATACCCGTTCAATGATGAGGCCTATGAAAGACATTCTCGTGCTTTATTACAGCCGTCACGGCGCCACGCGCGAGCTCGCGCTGGCCATCGCGCACGGCGTCGATAGCGTCCCCGGCATGCAGGCGCGCGTGCGCACCGTGCCGGCGGTTTCCACGGTCTGCGAGGCGAGCGAGCCGGACATTCCCACCGAGGGACCGCCGTACGTCGAACTGCGCGACCTCGAAGAATGCGCGGGCCTCGCGCTGGGCTCGCCGACGCGCTTCGGCAACATGGCGGCGGCGCTCAAATACTTCCTCGACGGCACCACGCCGCAATGGCTATCCGGTACGCTGTCGGGCAAGCCGGCCTGCGTGTTCACGTCCACCGGCAGCCTGCACGGCGGCCAGGAATCCACGCTGCTGTCCATGATGCTGCCGCTGCTCCATCACGGCATGCTGATCGTCGGCATTCCGTACACCGAGAGCGCGCTGTCCACCACGCAAACCGGCGGCACGCCGTACGGCGCGTCGCATTTCGCGCGGGCCGGCACGGCCGGCCAAGGCATCTCCGCCGAAGAACGGACGCTTGCGATCGCGCTCGGCGCGCGCGTTGGACGCACGGCGGCGTCGATGACCGAAAGGCCGTGAGCCTACCGCCGTGAACGCACCCGTGCCCGTGCAGCCCAGAGCCGCCGCTGCGCTCGTCGCCGTTTTCACGCTGGTCGCGATGATCGCGCTGGCGCTCGCATGGGAAGGGTGGCTCGCGCCGTTGCGGCCCGGCGGTTCACTGCTCGTGCTGAAGGCCTTGCCGCTGCTCGCCGCGTTGCCGGGAGCATGGCGACGCCGGCTTTATACGATGCAATGGGCTTCGATGCTGATCCTGCTGTACTTCGCCGAAGGCGTGGTACGCGGCTGGAGCGATCATGGCTTGAGTGCGCGGCTCGGCTGGCTGCAAGCGGCGCTTGCCGTGATCTTCTTCGCCTGCGCGCTCGCGTATGTCGGGCCGTTCAAGCGCGCGGCGAAACGGGCCGCTAAGCAGGCCGCTAAGCAGGCCACTAAGCACCCCACTAAGCAGGCCGCCAGCGAACCCACCCCGCCCGCCTGACGCCTCCAACACCGCCAACCGACTCAGATGACCCACACCGCTTTTCTCGCCGCCTGCCGCGACGCCATCGGCGCGGCTCACGTACTGACCGACCCGCAGGACACGGCGCCGTTTCTGACCGACTGGCGTCGCCGCTACACCGGCGCGGCCTGCGCGGTGCTCGCGCCAGCCACGTCCGCCGAAGCCGCCGCGCTCGTCAAGCTCGCGGTCGAACATCGCGTCGCGCTGGTGCCGCAGGGCGGCAACACCGGCCTCGCGGGCGGCGCGACACCCGACGCGAGCGGCGCGCAGGCGGTCATCAGCCTGCGCCGCCTGAATCGGGTGCGCGACATCGATCCGCACAACAACACGATCACCGTCGAAGCCGGCGTGATCCTCGCCGAGGTGCAGAAGCATGCGGAAGCGGCCGGGCGTCTGTTTGCGCTGAGCCTCGCCGCCGAGGGCAGCTGCACGATCGGCGGCAATCTGTCGACCAACGCGGGCGGAACCGGTGTGCTGCGCTACGGCAACACGCGCGAGCTATGCCTCGGCCTCGAAGTAGTGACGCCGCAAGGCGAACTATGGGACGGCCTGCGCGGGCTGCGCAAGGACAACACCGGCTACGATCTGCGCGACCTGTTCATCGGCGCGGAGGGCACCCTCGGCCTGATCACCGCGGCGGTGCTGAAGCTGCATCCGCAGCCCGCCGCGCGCGTCACCGCGCTTGCCGCGCTCGCGTCGCCGCATGCGGCGCTCGATTTTCTCGCGCTCACGCAGCGCATGGCCGGGCCCCTATTGACCGGCTTCGAGCTGATGTCGGATTTCTGCGTGCGCCTCGTCGGCCGGCATTTCGAGCAGATGCGTTATCCGTTCGCTGAAGCGCATGCGCAGATCGTGCTGCTCGAACTGTCGGACAGCGAAAGCGAAGTGCACGCCCGCACGCTGTTCGAAGGGCTGATGCAGACCGCACTCGAACAGGGTCTCGTCGAAGACGCCGTGGTCGCGGAAAACCTCGCGCAGTCGCGCGCGTTCTGGAATCTGCGCGAGCACATTCCGCTCGCACAGGCCGAGGAAGGGCTCAACATCAAGCACGACATCGCGGTGCCGATTTCATGCATCGGCCACTTCATCGAAGCGACCGACGCGGCGATCGCGCAAGCGGCACCTGGCGCGCGCATGGTCACGTTCGGCCATCTCGGCGACGGTAATCTGCACTACAACGTGCAGGCACCGGAGGGCGTCGACGCGACGGCGTTTCTGCGGCAACACCAGAGCGCGATCAACCGGATCGTCTACGACAGCGTGGCTGCACATCGCGGCAGCATCAGCGCGGAACATGGACTCGGCCAGCTGAAAATCGACGATGCCGCGCGCTACAAGCAGGACGTCGAACTGCGGATGATGCGCGCGATCAAACAGGCGCTCGATCCGCTGAACCTGATGAATCCGGGCAAGGTGCTACGCTAACGTCAGAAGCCTGCGCGATCCGGCGCGCAGGCGTTTCGCAGGAGTAGCGTCCGTGAAGATTCGCGTGCTGTCCGATCTGCATCTGGAAAACGACGAGCCTGAACTGATCCCGCATGCGCAGGCGGATCTGGTCGTGCTGGCGGGCGATATTCACAACCATGCGGCCGGCCCGCGTTGGGCCGCGCAGGCCTTCGACGACGCGGTACCGGTCGTCTATGTACCGGGCAATCACGA
Above is a window of Paraburkholderia sprentiae WSM5005 DNA encoding:
- a CDS encoding MFS transporter gives rise to the protein MNDRPLPAARRAARAREAHESQFRLLGQRRFAPFFWTQFLGAMNDNVFKIGFTSLVTYQAARFSGVDPKTAAFLISAIFILPFVLFSATSGQIADKYDKAFLTRLVKTLEIAVMLVGGAGFWLHSAPLLYLCTFLMGVHSTVFGPVKYSYLPQHLSKAELVGGNGMVEMGTFVAILIGTIVGGAGAGFAEHGAVVLACACVAIALTGRVVSGFVPATPAPQPGLRINWNPVSETWRNLKLAHENRTVFLSLLGISWLWFVGATFLASFFNFAKDVLSADPDVVTVLLATFSIGIGMGSLLCERLSKRRIELGLVPLGSIGMSVFAIDLFFASHALPPAGHLLSVGEFLARPAHWRVLADLFLLAMFGGFYSVPLYALIQSRSQPSHRARIIAANNILNSLFMIVSALMAMGLTAAGFSIPAIFLVTALLNVVVAGYIYSLAPEFLLRFIAWLLVHTFYRIRLVHAERIPDEGAAVLVCNHVSFVDAIVIMAESPRPIRFLMDHQVFRSPVVGWLFRHAKAIPIAPAHQDAALLARAYDLCAQALAAGELVCISPEGKLTRTGELNPFRHGVAEILRRTPALVVPMALRGLWGSVFSRAVDAHWPRPLRKGVMSRLSLVVGEPIDPTLATPEKLQQVVTELRGARK
- a CDS encoding CBS domain-containing protein, with the translated sequence MRVSDILKVKGNTLFTVTPDTTLHDAVNTMAEHDIGSLVVMEYGDLVGMLTFREIILTLSENGGSVGTSTIRKVMDDHPLTCTPETDVNEVRRMMLEHHVRYLPVMESRTLMGVISFYDVAKAVVEEQGFENRMLKAYIRDWPEEQEGRDQQPAR
- a CDS encoding O-acetylhomoserine aminocarboxypropyltransferase; the encoded protein is MSANRFDTLALHAGAAPDPATGARATPIYQTTSFSFRDTDHAAALFNMERAGHVYSRISNPTVAVFEERVAALENGAGAIGTASGQAALHLAIATLMGAGSHIVASSALYGGSHSLLHYTLRRFGIDTTFVKAGDLAAWRAALRPNTRLLFGETLGNPGLDVLDIAALAQIAHTHRVPLLVDSTFTTPYLLRPFEHGADFVYHSATKFLGGHGTTIGGVLVDGGTFDFEASGRFPEFTEPYDGFHGMVFAEESTVAPFLLRARREGLRDFGACLHPQAAWQLLQGIETLPLRMERHVANTRRVVEFLAGHAAVESVAYPELSTHPDHALAKRLLPRGAGAVFSFNLRGDRAAGRAFIEALALFSHLANVGDARSLVIHPASTTHFRMDAAALAAAGIAEGTIRLSIGLEDPDDLIDDLKRALKAAQKAAQPAGSSRSASPDGAPAQQSATAASAGTSAPARPESA
- a CDS encoding alpha/beta fold hydrolase — protein: MIVTVQGEPAYAYTGGKPFDASLRTAVFIHGAEHDHSVWALQSRYFAHHGFGVLALDLPGHRRSAGPALAGIPALADWLAALLDAVGVTRAFVAGHSMGSLIALDFAGRYPQRATHVALLATALPMTVSDALLDAALNREPEAIAMVNQWSHSTLAAKPSCPGPGFWLHGMNQRLMEHVSASGEPHLFHTDFTACHTYADGLARAAQVRCATRLIVGRRDAMTPPRAAKALADALAQAGTPVDTVTLDAGHALMTEQPDATLDALYGFASRPPHEAR
- a CDS encoding Mpo1-like protein translates to MAHTAHTDRFASFAEFYPYYLSEHRNIVSRRLHFVGSLGVIGCLAMALATGGWLWLPAAVVCGYGFAWVGHFFFEKNRPATFRHPFYSLMGDWVMFKDICVGKISL
- a CDS encoding YihY family inner membrane protein, which gives rise to MLVRVRFDLDTLKRLAQFAAQRIGEDRIPQVAGSLTFTTMLALVPLATVAFALFTAFPIFSSFQASLQFFLADHLMPAQLNDQIFKYLNQFAAKAKGLTTIGMIVLFVTAVMTMMTVESAFNVIWRVRKARPVAQRILVYWAIITLGPILIGVSLSISSYLFTESMTFSAAQRITPLIEWALASATLPFTMLAFTILYVYLPNCRVEWRDAVVGGVIAAIAFELSKRGFGYYVRRIPTYTAVYGAFAAVPLFLLWMYLCWFITLTGAMIASALPAVRIGQFHRPVFYGSNLFDSLELLARLCEAREAGRRGYTMPELARMLRRDMDTTLMLLQRLEEIEWIARLEEDHTGPHFVLLANPAQVTVQRLYDLFVIDRAELTYQLELDSTRVDGGMLLAALDNDQLKVTLAALLASRAAARAARPGDGERAAASMPHQAA
- the wrbA gene encoding NAD(P)H:quinone oxidoreductase — translated: MKDILVLYYSRHGATRELALAIAHGVDSVPGMQARVRTVPAVSTVCEASEPDIPTEGPPYVELRDLEECAGLALGSPTRFGNMAAALKYFLDGTTPQWLSGTLSGKPACVFTSTGSLHGGQESTLLSMMLPLLHHGMLIVGIPYTESALSTTQTGGTPYGASHFARAGTAGQGISAEERTLAIALGARVGRTAASMTERP
- a CDS encoding DUF2069 domain-containing protein, with the protein product MNAPVPVQPRAAAALVAVFTLVAMIALALAWEGWLAPLRPGGSLLVLKALPLLAALPGAWRRRLYTMQWASMLILLYFAEGVVRGWSDHGLSARLGWLQAALAVIFFACALAYVGPFKRAAKRAAKQAAKQATKHPTKQAASEPTPPA
- a CDS encoding FAD-binding oxidoreductase, with the protein product MTHTAFLAACRDAIGAAHVLTDPQDTAPFLTDWRRRYTGAACAVLAPATSAEAAALVKLAVEHRVALVPQGGNTGLAGGATPDASGAQAVISLRRLNRVRDIDPHNNTITVEAGVILAEVQKHAEAAGRLFALSLAAEGSCTIGGNLSTNAGGTGVLRYGNTRELCLGLEVVTPQGELWDGLRGLRKDNTGYDLRDLFIGAEGTLGLITAAVLKLHPQPAARVTALAALASPHAALDFLALTQRMAGPLLTGFELMSDFCVRLVGRHFEQMRYPFAEAHAQIVLLELSDSESEVHARTLFEGLMQTALEQGLVEDAVVAENLAQSRAFWNLREHIPLAQAEEGLNIKHDIAVPISCIGHFIEATDAAIAQAAPGARMVTFGHLGDGNLHYNVQAPEGVDATAFLRQHQSAINRIVYDSVAAHRGSISAEHGLGQLKIDDAARYKQDVELRMMRAIKQALDPLNLMNPGKVLR